From Drosophila virilis strain 15010-1051.87 chromosome X, Dvir_AGI_RSII-ME, whole genome shotgun sequence, the proteins below share one genomic window:
- the LOC6633833 gene encoding uncharacterized protein — protein sequence MASITFKGRPTVVLRTYQVLRIGNNVLDNKLDFCLDDKTVAKLHATLTRSEKGLFLVNESRNGTVSVNGQRFSGPVLITYRDAINGIVKLRFGRVEAFLRVSGSLGG from the exons ATGGCCAGCATCACATTCAAGGGTCGTCCGACTGTTGTATTGCGCACCTATCAGGTGCTACGCATTGGCAACAATGTCCTAGATAATAAGCTGGACTTTTGTTTAGATGATAAG ACTGTGGCTAAGCTGCACGCAACATTGACACGAAGCGAGAAGGGCCTGTTCCTGGTCAACGAGAGTCGCAATGGTACTGTCAGTGTGAATGGTCAACGTTTTAGCGGTCCGGTTTTGATCACCTATCGTGACGCAATTAATGGCATTGTTAAGTTACGTTTTGGTCGCGTTGAGGCCTTCCTACGCGTCTCCGGCAGCCTGGGGGGCTAA
- the LOC6633834 gene encoding uncharacterized protein has translation MKLLNAVILGLAVVSLTFQDVNASCELQINSPKPLILTHFGSKHLVSETDSTLIRDNYETVDLYCAYGFQTNSHNYGTYEHKTNHVKLTCDSSRFWFENARSSQMYIYQLQCLGNQVSNMYESRMPMPDCNGYMSLVVGQSFGSLGSLKTAAMCYDIVKQQLKYVSYTAYPQKIKVLEKTQAGQLNELGLDIGVTFSKSLFKPFSDLIINEAFSKDKQLKALFGQETFEYTNLIQDEAFTRDLSAFKEMLSIVWLRALRTGNWRHLLNALQTASINAKYDVRVGVSGVVGLPMLQSCNESRTLTIELDSGDTLSVPAHIWAHVRALEPTVNGTDEVVVVAHNSPFLTSNERDGLCKSICHEVSWLKNSLFSKLQQYPVYGLVQCCRVEDVQEKLENFPKRIEPPQLLPWLGEPAEELETTTESNVNKEFEN, from the exons ATGAAATTGTTAAACGCCGTGATTCTGGGTCTAGCCGTTGTTAGCCTGACATTCCAGGACGTAAATGCGAGTTGTGAACTTCAAATTAATTCACCTAAACCGTTAATATTAACACATTTTGGATCGAAGCATTTGGTCAGCGAGACTGATTCGACATTAATACGAGATAACTATGAAACAGTTGATCTATATTGTGCCTATGGATTTCAAACAAATAGCCA cAACTATGGAACTTACGAACACAAAACCAACCACGTTAAATTGACTTGTGACTCATCCCGCTTTTGGTTTGAAAACGCAAGATCTAGTCAAATGTACATTTATCAACTTCAATGTTTGGGCAACCAAGTGTCCAACATGTATGAGAGTCGCATGCCCATGCCGGACTGCAACGGATACATGAGTCTCGTTGTTGGCCAGAGCTTTGGAAGCCTCGGCTCACTGAAAACGGCTGCCATGTGTTATGACATTGTTAAGCAACAGTTAAAGTATGTCAGCTACACGGCGTAtccacaaaaaataaaggtGCTTGAAAAG ACTCAGGCTGGCCAACTAAACGAATTGGGTCTAGACATTGGTGTGACTTTCAGTAAAAGTCTCTTCAAGCCGTTCAG TGATTTGATCATCAATGAGGCATTCAGCAAGGACAAGCAACTGAAGGCGCTTTTTGGTCAGGAAACCTTTGAGTATACCAATCTGATACAGGACGAGGCCTTTACCAGGGATCTATCAGCGTTTAAGGAAATGCTAAGCATTGTCTGGCTGCGCGCCCTTCGCACCGGTAACTGGCGGCATCTGCTTAACGCTCTACAGACAGCCAGCATCAATGCCAAGTATGATGTCCGCGTTGGTGTCTCCGGTGTCGTTGGCCTGCCAATGCTACAATCTTGCAATGAGAGTCGCACACTGACCATCGAACTGGACTCGGGAGATACTCTCTCCGTGCCGGCTCACATCTGGGCACATGTGCGTGCATTGGAGCCAACGGTGAATGGCACAGATGAGGTTGTAGTAGTGGCCCACAATTCCCCCTTT CTCACCAGCAATGAGCGGGACGGCCTGTGCAAGAGCATATGCCATGAAGTATCATGGCTGAAGAACAGCCTCTTTAGCAAACTCCAGCAATATCCCGTCTATGGCCTGGTCCAGTGTTGTCGCGTTGAGGATGTCCAGgaaaaattagaaaatttcCCCAAGCGTATCGAACCGCCACAGCTCCTGCCATGGCTGGGTGAGCCTGCGGAGGAACTGGAGACCACTACCGAGTCTAATGTCAATAAAGAATTTGAAAATTAG